In Blastopirellula sp. J2-11, a single genomic region encodes these proteins:
- a CDS encoding phytoene desaturase family protein — protein sequence MYDVIIIGAGMSGLAAGIRLAYYGQNVCILERHYTIGGLNSFYRMAGRDFDVGLHAVTNYAPKGDRRGPLGRLLRQLRFKWEEFALCEQRGSMIAFPDVSLAFDNDIELLKSEIAAKFPGKSDAFDRLLGSIIDYDDISDDNYSGSARDILEATLGDPLLVEMLLCPLMWYGNARERDMDWGQFCIMFRSIFLEGFARPLKGVRLLLKNLVRKYRELGGELRLRNGVQRIVHDGDKAVGVVLDSGEELQGRKIISSAGWFETMRMCGQPQEKLEGSPGVLSFIESISVLNQQPRDVGFDPTIVFYNDSHKFHWEMPRNQICDTRTGVICSPNNFVYPGDAQLDEGFMRITTLANFERWTTMSDDEYQQAKLKWYDQAIASAVRFIPDFRRHIVATDMFTPKTIHRFTWHDNGAVYGAPEKRLSGETHLKDLYICGTDQGFVGIIGSIVSGLSIANRHVLQAAS from the coding sequence ATGTACGACGTGATCATCATTGGCGCTGGGATGTCGGGACTAGCGGCCGGAATCCGGCTCGCCTACTACGGCCAGAACGTCTGCATCCTCGAGCGTCATTACACGATCGGCGGGCTCAACTCGTTCTATCGCATGGCCGGACGTGATTTTGACGTCGGTTTGCATGCGGTCACCAACTATGCGCCCAAGGGAGATCGCCGCGGGCCGCTTGGGCGATTGCTGCGGCAGTTGCGATTCAAATGGGAAGAGTTCGCGCTGTGCGAACAACGCGGATCGATGATCGCGTTTCCCGACGTTTCGCTCGCGTTCGACAACGACATCGAACTGCTGAAAAGTGAAATCGCGGCCAAGTTCCCCGGCAAAAGCGACGCGTTTGATCGTCTGCTCGGCAGCATCATCGACTACGACGATATCTCGGACGACAACTACTCGGGTTCGGCTCGCGATATCCTGGAAGCGACGCTCGGCGATCCGCTGCTGGTCGAGATGCTCCTCTGTCCGCTGATGTGGTACGGCAATGCCCGCGAACGCGACATGGACTGGGGGCAGTTCTGCATCATGTTTCGCAGCATCTTTTTGGAAGGGTTCGCCCGACCGCTGAAGGGAGTTCGGCTGCTGCTGAAAAACCTGGTTCGCAAGTATCGCGAACTCGGCGGCGAACTTCGTCTGCGCAACGGCGTGCAGCGCATCGTGCATGACGGCGACAAAGCGGTCGGCGTCGTGCTGGACAGCGGCGAAGAACTGCAAGGGCGCAAGATCATCTCCTCGGCCGGTTGGTTCGAGACGATGCGGATGTGCGGGCAACCTCAAGAGAAGCTGGAAGGTTCGCCCGGCGTGCTGAGCTTTATCGAGAGCATCTCGGTCCTCAATCAGCAGCCGCGGGATGTCGGATTCGATCCGACGATCGTCTTTTACAACGACTCCCACAAATTCCACTGGGAAATGCCCCGCAACCAAATCTGCGATACGCGGACCGGCGTGATTTGCTCACCCAACAATTTCGTCTACCCAGGCGACGCCCAGCTGGACGAAGGTTTTATGCGGATCACGACGCTGGCCAACTTTGAGCGTTGGACCACGATGTCAGACGACGAATATCAACAGGCGAAGCTGAAATGGTACGATCAGGCGATCGCATCGGCGGTTCGCTTTATCCCTGATTTCCGCCGCCATATCGTCGCGACCGACATGTTTACGCCGAAAACGATTCATCGTTTCACCTGGCACGACAACGGCGCCGTGTATGGAGCGCCCGAAAAGCGGCTGAGCGGCGAAACGCATCTGAAAGACCTTTACATCTGCGGGACAGATCAAGGTTTTGTCGGTATCATAGGGTCGATCGTCAGCGGTTTGTCGATCGCCAATCGGCACGTCTTGCAAGCCGCCAGCTAA
- a CDS encoding RimK family alpha-L-glutamate ligase: protein MSNSPLLVGLLAAADSWYGQDLARAAAKLTDVEIEWVDFRRFQATVGDALQFSHGDLQRADALPALLVRTMPLGSLEQVIYRMNWLAELQRHGTVVLNSPRSLEIAIDKYLTLSRLADCGVLVPQTHVCESWEDALAAYETLGGDVVVKPLFGGEGRGIMRVESPDLAERVFKTLSRTDSVLFLQKFIPHDGYDIRVLSIGGKTWGMTRHSASDWRTNVQRGADSRPHTPTTEQLEIAAITLDAIGLEIAGVDLLPGRDGNLYLLEVNGVPGWKALAAACQCDIALEVLSHVRAVVKSRSAA, encoded by the coding sequence ATGTCTAATTCCCCTCTGCTGGTCGGATTGCTCGCAGCCGCTGATAGCTGGTACGGCCAAGATCTGGCCCGCGCCGCCGCAAAATTGACGGATGTCGAAATCGAGTGGGTCGACTTCCGCCGCTTCCAAGCGACAGTCGGCGACGCCCTCCAGTTTTCGCACGGCGATCTTCAACGCGCCGACGCTTTGCCAGCATTACTCGTCCGCACGATGCCGCTGGGAAGTCTAGAGCAGGTCATCTATCGCATGAACTGGCTAGCCGAGCTGCAGCGACATGGAACGGTCGTTTTGAACTCGCCGCGGAGCCTCGAAATTGCGATCGACAAGTATCTGACCCTCTCCCGCCTGGCGGATTGCGGCGTTTTGGTTCCCCAGACGCATGTCTGTGAGTCGTGGGAAGACGCGCTCGCCGCGTATGAAACGCTAGGAGGAGACGTCGTCGTCAAACCGCTTTTTGGGGGCGAAGGACGCGGAATCATGCGTGTCGAGTCGCCCGACTTGGCCGAGCGGGTCTTCAAAACGCTCTCACGGACCGACTCCGTTTTATTCCTGCAGAAGTTCATCCCCCACGACGGCTACGACATTCGCGTGCTATCAATCGGCGGTAAAACCTGGGGGATGACGCGACATAGCGCCAGCGATTGGCGAACCAATGTGCAGCGCGGCGCCGACAGTCGACCGCATACGCCGACGACGGAACAATTAGAAATCGCCGCTATAACGCTCGACGCCATCGGGCTCGAGATAGCCGGCGTCGATCTGCTGCCGGGGCGCGATGGGAATCTTTATTTGCTGGAGGTGAACGGCGTTCCCGGCTGGAAAGCGCTGGCCGCCGCTTGCCAGTGCGACATCGCCCTTGAGGTGCTTTCCCACGTTCGGGCGGTTGTGAAGAGCCGCTCGGCGGCCTAG
- a CDS encoding NAD-dependent epimerase/dehydratase family protein, which translates to MRALVTGGGGFLGRYIVEQLLARGDQVRVLGRRDYPDLAAAGVDCLRGDVADSQIVSQGCADIDVVFHTAAIAGIWGRWEDFYQANVVGTENILAGCRQHNVGKLVYTSSPSVTFDGTDQNGVDESVPYPSSWLAHYPRSKAIAEQQVLAANQAGKLLTCALRPHLIWGPRDQHLIPRLLQRAQSGKLRIVGDGKNRVDMIYVENAAVAHLQAADAMADGAAICGNAYFLSQGEPVVCWDWINELLELAKIPPLKRKISYRAAFAIGRLLETAYKIAQKYDTEPRMTRFLAAQLATNHYFDLSAARRDFGYQPQINMKEGMRRLAETL; encoded by the coding sequence GTGCGAGCGCTAGTCACCGGCGGCGGCGGTTTTCTAGGACGATATATCGTCGAGCAGTTACTTGCGCGCGGCGATCAAGTGCGCGTCCTTGGGCGGCGCGACTATCCTGATCTGGCCGCGGCGGGAGTCGACTGTCTGCGCGGCGATGTCGCCGATTCGCAGATCGTCTCGCAAGGCTGCGCCGACATCGACGTCGTCTTCCATACCGCCGCAATCGCCGGCATCTGGGGACGTTGGGAAGATTTCTACCAAGCGAACGTCGTCGGCACTGAAAACATTCTGGCCGGCTGCCGACAGCACAACGTCGGCAAGTTGGTCTACACCAGCAGTCCCAGCGTTACTTTTGACGGAACCGATCAAAATGGAGTCGACGAGTCGGTCCCTTACCCGAGCAGCTGGCTCGCGCATTACCCCCGCAGCAAAGCGATCGCCGAACAGCAAGTGTTGGCCGCCAATCAGGCCGGAAAATTGTTGACCTGTGCGCTGCGTCCCCATCTGATCTGGGGTCCGCGCGATCAACATTTGATTCCCCGCTTGCTCCAGCGGGCCCAGAGCGGCAAGTTGCGGATCGTTGGCGACGGAAAAAACAGGGTCGACATGATTTATGTCGAAAACGCCGCCGTCGCGCATCTGCAGGCGGCCGATGCGATGGCCGACGGCGCAGCAATCTGCGGCAACGCGTATTTCCTCAGCCAGGGGGAACCGGTCGTCTGCTGGGATTGGATCAATGAGCTGCTGGAATTGGCCAAAATTCCGCCTCTCAAGCGGAAAATCTCGTATCGCGCCGCATTTGCGATCGGCCGGTTGCTGGAGACGGCGTATAAAATTGCCCAAAAATATGACACAGAACCGCGGATGACCCGATTTTTGGCGGCTCAGCTGGCGACCAATCATTATTTTGATCTCTCGGCGGCGCGGCGCGATTTTGGCTATCAGCCGCAAATTAACATGAAAGAAGGAATGCGGCGTTTGGCCGAAACTCTCTAA
- a CDS encoding fatty acid CoA ligase family protein, producing MATAASFTSKNVGLLLAQVAAERGDAVAIATPGRRDANGRRVYQTITFAQLDADSTRLAAGLAQMGVTPGTRLALLVKPSIDFVSLVFALFKVGAVSVLIDPGMGRKNLLRCLDQVEPQGFVAISIVQAVRVLMGRRYGQAKMNVTVGRRWFWGGPTIDDLRKTDASNFQPLAAADDDPAAIIFTTGSTGPPKGVLFRHEGFYEQVQQIRDRYDIQPGEIDLPGFPLFGLFNSAMGVTSIIPEMDASRPAAVNPLNIIEPIHDWQITQSFASPAVWNKVGLYCEQHEIRLPSLKRVLSAGAPVPPHVLRRMKNAIHADGDIYTPYGATEALPIASIAASEVLDGTELASEKGAGTCVGRRFSGIQWRVIRITDAAIATLDQCKGVDQGEIGELIVTGPVVTHRYFTSEAATQAAKIADGERIWHRMGDVGYLDAEDRFWFCGRKAHRVRTASGDMFTIPCEAIANNHASIFRSALVGVGEPGEQFPVMIVEPWSDKYPQSRAAIDALLDEVRQLCAAHPLTETIHDFLLHPAFPVDIRHNAKIFREKLAVWAAERLSEPPHD from the coding sequence GTGGCGACCGCCGCTTCTTTCACCTCGAAAAACGTCGGACTTCTCTTAGCGCAAGTCGCTGCGGAGCGAGGGGATGCCGTCGCGATTGCGACCCCCGGCCGGCGTGACGCCAATGGTCGACGCGTCTATCAGACGATCACCTTCGCTCAGCTAGATGCCGATAGCACGCGTCTGGCGGCTGGTCTGGCTCAGATGGGCGTTACCCCAGGCACGCGACTCGCGCTGCTGGTGAAACCGAGCATCGACTTTGTCTCGCTGGTCTTTGCGCTGTTCAAAGTCGGCGCGGTCAGCGTGCTGATCGATCCCGGCATGGGGCGAAAGAACTTGCTGCGTTGTCTCGATCAGGTCGAACCGCAAGGCTTCGTCGCGATTTCGATCGTCCAAGCGGTCCGCGTTCTGATGGGACGACGCTACGGACAAGCCAAAATGAACGTTACCGTCGGCCGCCGCTGGTTCTGGGGCGGTCCGACGATCGACGATTTACGCAAAACGGACGCGAGCAACTTTCAACCGCTTGCCGCCGCTGATGATGATCCGGCGGCGATCATCTTCACGACCGGCAGCACGGGGCCTCCCAAAGGCGTCCTGTTCCGGCACGAAGGATTTTACGAACAAGTCCAGCAAATCCGCGATCGCTATGACATTCAGCCGGGCGAGATCGACTTGCCGGGCTTTCCGCTGTTTGGCCTCTTCAACAGCGCGATGGGCGTAACGTCGATTATTCCTGAGATGGACGCGAGTCGCCCAGCCGCCGTCAATCCGCTGAATATCATCGAACCGATCCATGACTGGCAAATTACGCAGTCGTTTGCGTCGCCGGCGGTCTGGAACAAAGTCGGCCTCTATTGCGAGCAGCACGAGATTCGCCTGCCATCGTTAAAACGGGTCCTCTCGGCCGGAGCGCCGGTGCCGCCGCATGTGCTGCGACGGATGAAGAACGCGATTCACGCCGACGGCGACATCTATACGCCGTATGGAGCAACCGAAGCGTTGCCGATCGCATCGATCGCCGCCAGCGAAGTGCTCGACGGAACCGAACTCGCTTCCGAAAAAGGCGCCGGAACTTGCGTCGGACGACGCTTCAGCGGCATCCAATGGCGCGTCATTCGCATCACCGACGCCGCCATCGCCACGCTCGACCAGTGCAAAGGAGTCGACCAAGGGGAGATCGGCGAGTTGATCGTAACCGGCCCGGTGGTGACGCACCGCTATTTCACCAGCGAAGCGGCGACCCAAGCGGCGAAGATCGCCGATGGCGAGCGAATCTGGCATCGAATGGGAGACGTTGGCTATCTGGATGCGGAAGATCGTTTTTGGTTTTGCGGCCGCAAGGCGCATCGCGTGCGGACGGCCAGCGGCGATATGTTCACGATTCCGTGCGAAGCGATCGCCAACAATCACGCCAGCATCTTTCGCAGTGCGCTGGTCGGCGTCGGCGAGCCGGGGGAACAGTTTCCGGTGATGATTGTCGAGCCGTGGTCCGACAAATATCCGCAATCCCGCGCGGCGATCGACGCGTTGCTAGACGAAGTGCGTCAGTTGTGCGCTGCTCATCCGCTGACCGAAACAATTCACGATTTTCTGCTTCACCCCGCTTTTCCGGTCGATATCCGCCACAATGCGAAGATTTTTCGCGAAAAGCTCGCGGTTTGGGCCGCGGAACGGCTCAGCGAACCGCCGCACGACTAA
- a CDS encoding beta-ketoacyl-[acyl-carrier-protein] synthase family protein, which produces MIAGPDQLPDSQRIVITGIGLTAPNGNSYAEYRSALLAGKSGVQNYHIRYVGDTLAGICDYEATRHQTKREVRRGTRAGSIGIYCASEAIADSGIDWENTDKSQVGVYIGVTEHGNVETENEVYELKGYDYDTSCWSHHHNPRTVANNPAGEICLNREITGPHYTIGAACAAGNAGLIQGAQMLRLGDCDLALAGGVSESIHTFGIFAGFKSQGALAHHAAPEQASRPFDKARNGIVVAEGGCVYVLERLSDAKKRSAKIYGELAGYAMNTDATDFVLPNPERQAQCVELALKRAGLAAEQIDIVSTHATGTTLGDSQECDALRRVFGKSTKTYINNTKSFIGHAMGAAGALEMSGNLPAFEDGVVHATINVDDLDPDCQLPGLVINEPKEIGPVRYILNNSFGMLGINSVAIIRKL; this is translated from the coding sequence ATGATTGCGGGCCCCGACCAACTTCCGGATTCGCAACGCATCGTTATTACGGGGATCGGCCTGACCGCTCCGAATGGCAATTCGTATGCTGAGTACCGGTCTGCGCTGTTGGCTGGCAAGAGCGGCGTGCAGAACTATCACATTCGCTACGTCGGCGACACGCTGGCCGGAATCTGCGACTACGAAGCGACCCGCCATCAGACGAAACGGGAAGTTCGCCGCGGTACGCGAGCCGGCAGCATCGGCATCTACTGCGCGTCTGAAGCGATCGCCGACTCGGGGATCGACTGGGAAAATACCGACAAAAGCCAAGTCGGCGTCTACATCGGCGTTACCGAACACGGCAACGTCGAGACCGAAAACGAAGTCTACGAGCTGAAAGGGTACGACTACGACACGAGTTGCTGGTCGCACCACCACAATCCCCGCACCGTGGCCAACAACCCGGCGGGCGAAATCTGCCTGAACCGCGAGATCACCGGACCGCATTACACCATCGGCGCCGCTTGCGCCGCCGGTAACGCCGGCCTGATCCAAGGCGCCCAAATGCTGCGTCTGGGAGACTGCGATCTGGCGCTGGCCGGGGGGGTTTCGGAGAGCATTCACACATTCGGCATTTTCGCCGGCTTCAAAAGCCAGGGCGCACTGGCGCATCACGCCGCGCCAGAGCAAGCGTCGCGTCCCTTTGATAAGGCCCGCAACGGCATAGTGGTGGCTGAAGGGGGCTGCGTTTACGTGTTAGAGCGCCTTTCGGACGCGAAAAAGCGTAGCGCCAAGATTTACGGTGAGCTGGCCGGTTACGCGATGAACACCGACGCGACCGACTTTGTGCTCCCGAATCCGGAGCGTCAGGCGCAGTGCGTCGAACTCGCGCTGAAACGAGCCGGCCTGGCCGCCGAACAAATTGACATTGTCAGTACGCATGCGACCGGTACAACGCTGGGAGATTCGCAAGAATGCGACGCATTGCGACGCGTGTTCGGCAAGAGCACGAAAACGTACATCAACAATACCAAGAGCTTCATCGGTCATGCGATGGGAGCGGCCGGCGCATTAGAAATGTCAGGCAACTTGCCGGCGTTTGAAGATGGCGTCGTGCATGCGACCATCAATGTCGATGATCTTGACCCCGATTGCCAACTGCCGGGTCTGGTGATCAACGAACCGAAAGAAATTGGGCCGGTCCGTTACATCCTGAACAATTCGTTCGGTATGTTAGGGATCAACTCAGTAGCCATTATTCGCAAACTTTAA
- a CDS encoding zinc-ribbon domain-containing protein — translation MQLRCPHCSTVLEIQSAAGTQVQCPTCSGVFLVPDMPAAPAASAAPVIQTRPKSPGRKSAPAPSKPPQSATPGGEGEEAVEGEAGISFFKQHEKLIFNIVAGGVGAVALFLVFAVAKYLIMGSGGGGEEVEVVATETNTNVGNKIQDVLDKSENDDNYYVNWSDASKSAKYMDGLRVKVHHIDWGEVRGQDEKGELVTSGRPFMVVYLELANRSNKPIDFKTWYGTEFKSPAGFRTAQLSDEQRNIYYPLRFDDIAKLKWNTPEKTFEPKEEGTDSVVFDVGENFDPKTVQNLYLDLPGQAIGDGGSFRFKVPRSMIEGLD, via the coding sequence ATGCAACTGCGATGTCCTCACTGTTCGACCGTGCTCGAAATTCAATCGGCTGCCGGAACTCAGGTGCAGTGCCCGACCTGCAGCGGCGTCTTCCTGGTTCCCGACATGCCGGCTGCGCCCGCAGCGTCTGCAGCGCCGGTGATTCAAACGCGTCCCAAATCTCCGGGTCGTAAATCAGCGCCGGCGCCTTCCAAGCCGCCGCAATCGGCGACGCCTGGCGGCGAAGGCGAAGAGGCCGTCGAGGGAGAAGCTGGAATCTCGTTCTTCAAACAGCATGAGAAACTGATCTTCAACATCGTCGCTGGCGGTGTCGGCGCCGTGGCGCTTTTCCTGGTTTTTGCGGTGGCGAAATATCTGATCATGGGCAGCGGCGGTGGCGGCGAAGAAGTCGAAGTGGTCGCCACCGAAACGAACACAAACGTCGGTAACAAAATCCAAGACGTGCTCGATAAGTCAGAAAATGACGACAATTATTACGTGAATTGGTCCGATGCCTCCAAGTCAGCCAAGTACATGGATGGCCTGCGTGTAAAAGTCCACCATATCGATTGGGGCGAAGTTCGCGGGCAAGACGAGAAAGGCGAATTGGTCACGTCGGGACGCCCGTTTATGGTCGTCTATCTAGAACTGGCGAATCGTTCGAACAAACCGATCGACTTCAAAACCTGGTACGGCACCGAATTCAAATCGCCGGCCGGTTTTCGCACCGCGCAGCTTTCCGACGAACAGCGCAACATTTACTATCCGCTCCGCTTTGACGACATCGCCAAACTGAAGTGGAACACGCCGGAGAAAACGTTCGAGCCAAAAGAAGAAGGGACCGATTCGGTCGTCTTTGACGTTGGCGAAAACTTTGATCCCAAGACGGTGCAAAATCTGTATCTCGACTTGCCCGGCCAGGCGATCGGCGACGGCGGATCGTTTCGCTTTAAGGTCCCACGATCGATGATCGAAGGCCTCGACTGA
- a CDS encoding WD40 repeat domain-containing protein, with product MQTELTSRGVDCPLCGTALKRDEDSIRDLWNCHSCGMSIELAQQREPLVEVSTAPSQSLCADQDEDQLDRWLSGKPIEQKTPPISRRLNRWAHENWGAVTCFLVALLGISGLAAHAMQNCVVARQQLADERASHAATRQQAGKRDEELRILVDSAQIKSRSIGKQLDQARLDARRDLSLRLADEATRLELTAPHRSLMLAAESVEIARTANQHPAAGAVQVLFDQLQDQARLQTSGHVETIRSIAFSADGAMWASGGDDNRAILHALQSQRAAIPLEAHWSRVSQVRFSPDSRKLATASYDATICLWDVQANDVAQSPVVLSGHDERVLSIDFSADSRWLLSAAQAAPGSPSEILLWDLQAKGHPHVTQTLGQHFGRVHAARLSPDSRWAFTSSADGFVQLWRLNPKSGDRLTVAMRAQHGLTDRVFFSPDSSQLVTISEGNNGECVVRRWRLGEMIRPEVVARLKMAPLAADVDFASGNVAIGGKQGQINVIHGGSGVVTPVVGHEQQIQLVRFLPGGALASIDLQGLIRRTNLTGKEEVALGVKLPQVAGQTETAAISADGQWVAVTNDKQEVMIRQLDPTILMGVAFERLQSIGGGVDVIATKPTVKRR from the coding sequence ATGCAAACGGAGCTAACGAGTCGCGGAGTCGATTGCCCGCTTTGCGGAACGGCTCTAAAACGCGATGAAGATAGCATCCGCGATCTGTGGAATTGCCACAGTTGCGGCATGTCGATCGAATTGGCGCAGCAGCGCGAACCGCTGGTCGAAGTATCGACCGCACCTTCGCAATCGCTTTGCGCTGACCAAGATGAAGACCAACTCGATCGTTGGCTTTCTGGCAAGCCGATCGAACAAAAGACCCCGCCAATCTCACGGCGTTTGAATCGTTGGGCGCACGAGAACTGGGGCGCCGTCACCTGCTTTCTGGTCGCATTGCTGGGCATCTCAGGATTGGCCGCGCATGCGATGCAGAACTGCGTCGTCGCACGACAGCAGTTGGCCGATGAACGGGCCTCGCATGCGGCGACTCGCCAGCAAGCGGGGAAGCGGGACGAAGAACTGCGGATCTTGGTTGACTCGGCCCAGATCAAATCGCGTTCAATTGGCAAGCAGTTGGACCAGGCTCGCCTAGACGCGCGTCGAGATCTTTCGCTTCGTTTGGCGGACGAAGCGACCCGACTGGAATTGACGGCCCCGCATCGCTCGCTGATGCTGGCGGCCGAATCGGTCGAAATCGCCCGCACTGCGAATCAACATCCAGCTGCAGGCGCCGTGCAGGTGCTATTTGATCAACTCCAAGATCAAGCCCGCCTGCAGACGTCAGGGCACGTCGAGACAATCCGCTCTATCGCCTTTAGCGCCGATGGGGCGATGTGGGCCAGCGGCGGCGATGACAACCGCGCGATCCTGCACGCTTTGCAGAGCCAACGCGCTGCGATTCCGCTAGAAGCGCATTGGAGCCGCGTCAGTCAGGTACGGTTTTCTCCCGATTCGCGGAAACTGGCGACCGCCAGCTATGACGCGACGATTTGTTTGTGGGACGTGCAGGCCAATGACGTGGCGCAATCGCCGGTCGTGCTGTCAGGCCATGACGAGCGCGTCCTGTCGATCGACTTTAGCGCGGATTCGCGCTGGTTGCTCTCCGCCGCTCAAGCCGCGCCGGGCAGTCCCAGCGAGATCCTGCTCTGGGATCTACAGGCCAAAGGGCATCCGCATGTCACGCAAACCTTAGGGCAACATTTCGGCCGCGTGCATGCAGCTCGGTTAAGCCCTGACTCGCGCTGGGCGTTCACCTCTTCGGCCGACGGTTTTGTGCAACTATGGCGGCTGAATCCGAAAAGCGGCGATCGCCTGACCGTCGCGATGCGAGCCCAGCATGGTCTGACCGATCGCGTCTTTTTTTCGCCCGATAGCTCGCAGTTGGTGACCATCTCGGAAGGGAATAACGGCGAGTGCGTCGTTCGTCGTTGGCGACTGGGGGAAATGATTCGTCCCGAAGTTGTCGCCAGACTGAAGATGGCGCCGTTGGCGGCCGATGTCGACTTCGCCAGTGGGAACGTCGCCATCGGCGGCAAACAAGGCCAAATCAACGTGATCCATGGAGGCTCCGGCGTGGTGACGCCGGTGGTGGGGCATGAACAGCAAATTCAACTGGTCCGATTTTTGCCAGGCGGGGCGCTCGCTTCGATTGACTTGCAAGGTTTGATTCGCCGCACAAATTTGACCGGAAAAGAAGAAGTGGCGCTTGGCGTCAAACTGCCGCAGGTCGCCGGTCAAACCGAAACGGCGGCGATCTCCGCTGACGGCCAATGGGTCGCCGTGACCAACGACAAACAGGAAGTCATGATCCGCCAACTTGACCCGACCATTCTAATGGGAGTCGCGTTTGAGCGGTTGCAATCGATCGGCGGCGGAGTCGACGTGATCGCGACGAAGCCGACGGTAAAACGCCGCTAA
- a CDS encoding phytoene desaturase family protein, with the protein MPKDFLAGAKDYYDVVVIGSGLAGMTAANTLARAGRSVLLCEQHYKLGGMATWFKRPGGHIFDISLHGFPIGMIKSCKRYWTREIADSIVQLKNIRFDNPMFSLTTSFNREDFTKLLIEQFQVPAETVHAFFDAARQMNFYDDQQTTTRELFDRFFPGREDVIRLLMEPITYANGSTLEDPAISYGIVFSNFMSKGVFTFEGGTDRLINLMEADLKKSGVDIRIRCDVEKVLVENGRTSGVVINGRTIKAGSVVSNSNLRATVLELVGEDKFDSKFIDEAKAVRLNNSSTQVYMGLKPEELVPEETGDLLFSSTAETFRTDLLLSRDITSRTYSFYYPRTRPEGRPRCLIVSSTNARYEDWADLPEDEYEASKQDLVETTLDAIEKYVPNIRDRIDHAEASTPRTFQHYTKHNLGSSFGTKFEGLAVSRALPEQLPGLYHAGSVGIIMSGWLGAINYGVIVSNDVDAYLLKSAEKNPFASTTK; encoded by the coding sequence ATGCCGAAAGATTTTCTCGCCGGAGCGAAAGACTATTACGACGTCGTAGTGATCGGCAGCGGTCTGGCCGGCATGACCGCCGCCAACACGCTGGCCCGCGCCGGTCGATCGGTCCTTCTTTGCGAACAACACTACAAACTTGGCGGGATGGCGACCTGGTTCAAGCGCCCCGGCGGTCATATCTTTGACATCTCGCTGCACGGCTTTCCAATCGGCATGATCAAAAGCTGCAAGCGTTATTGGACGCGCGAAATCGCCGATTCGATCGTGCAACTGAAAAACATCCGGTTCGACAATCCGATGTTTTCGCTCACCACTTCGTTCAATCGCGAAGACTTCACCAAGTTGCTGATTGAACAATTTCAAGTTCCCGCCGAAACGGTCCACGCGTTCTTTGACGCGGCCCGGCAGATGAACTTCTATGACGATCAACAAACGACGACGCGCGAGCTGTTTGATCGCTTCTTCCCCGGTCGCGAAGATGTGATCCGGCTGCTGATGGAGCCGATCACTTACGCCAACGGTTCGACGCTGGAAGATCCGGCGATCAGCTACGGCATCGTCTTCTCGAACTTCATGTCCAAGGGGGTCTTCACCTTTGAAGGGGGTACCGACCGGCTGATCAACTTGATGGAAGCCGACCTCAAGAAAAGCGGCGTCGATATCCGCATTCGCTGCGATGTCGAAAAAGTGCTGGTCGAAAATGGCCGCACCTCCGGCGTGGTGATCAACGGCCGCACGATCAAAGCCGGCTCGGTCGTCTCCAACTCCAACCTGCGCGCCACCGTGCTGGAACTGGTTGGCGAAGACAAGTTTGACTCCAAGTTTATCGACGAAGCGAAAGCGGTTCGCCTGAACAACTCCAGCACGCAAGTCTACATGGGCTTGAAGCCGGAAGAACTCGTTCCGGAAGAGACCGGCGATTTGCTCTTTAGCAGTACGGCCGAAACCTTCCGCACTGACCTGCTGCTGAGCCGCGACATCACCAGCCGCACCTATTCGTTCTACTATCCGCGCACGCGGCCCGAAGGACGCCCGCGATGTTTGATCGTCTCCAGCACCAACGCGCGTTACGAAGACTGGGCGGACTTGCCGGAAGACGAATACGAAGCGAGCAAACAAGACCTGGTCGAAACGACGCTCGACGCAATCGAAAAATACGTGCCGAACATCCGCGATCGGATCGACCATGCCGAAGCGTCGACTCCCCGCACGTTCCAGCACTACACCAAGCACAATCTTGGCTCCAGCTTTGGGACCAAGTTTGAAGGTTTGGCCGTCAGCCGCGCGTTGCCCGAACAACTGCCCGGCCTGTACCATGCCGGCAGCGTCGGCATCATCATGTCGGGCTGGTTAGGCGCAATCAATTATGGCGTGATCGTCTCGAACGACGTCGACGCCTATCTATTGAAGTCGGCCGAAAAAAATCCTTTCGCTTCCACCACAAAATAA
- a CDS encoding acyl carrier protein, with protein MTPAEIREEVLDILRDIAPDDDISDIDDAKPFREQLELDSMDFLDIVMELRKRHRVQIPEEDYTELASMASTVAYLEPKMKDL; from the coding sequence GTGACGCCAGCGGAAATTCGTGAGGAAGTTCTAGATATCTTGCGCGACATCGCACCGGATGACGACATTTCCGACATCGACGATGCGAAGCCGTTTCGCGAACAACTCGAGCTCGACAGCATGGACTTCCTCGACATCGTCATGGAACTCCGCAAGCGTCATCGTGTGCAGATTCCGGAAGAGGATTACACGGAACTCGCTTCGATGGCGAGCACCGTCGCCTATCTAGAGCCGAAAATGAAAGACCTGTAA